One Danio rerio strain Tuebingen ecotype United States chromosome 22, GRCz12tu, whole genome shotgun sequence genomic window carries:
- the si:ch211-250e5.16 gene encoding uncharacterized protein LOC562807 precursor yields the protein MVALCLLLTLVFLNSILLISADDYCKRSIDIATACEHSVLDLSCPDHTRIKILAANYGRTERRICSYRRPYGQLRDTHCYSPNSVLIVARSCNWRKRCSVPATNSVFSDPCVGTYKYLRVKYCCRRRRG from the exons TGGTGTTTCTGAACTCCATTCTGCTGATATCTGCAGATGATTACTGTAAGAGGTCTATTG ACATAGCAACTGCGTGTGAGCACTCTGTCCTTGATCTGTCCTGTCCAG ATCATACTAGGATCAAGATCCTTGCAGCAAACTATGGACGTACAGAAAGAAGAATCTGCAGCTACAGACGTCCATATGGGCAGCTCCGAGACACCCACTGCTATTCACCAAACTCTGTCCTCATTGTGGCAAGAAG CTGTAACTGGAGAAAGCGCTGCTCTGTACCAGCCACCAACAGTGTGTTCTCTGATCCTTGTGTCGGCACATACAAGTACCTGAGAGTCAAATACTGCTGCAGGC GTCGTAGGGGCTGA